A genomic segment from Glycine max cultivar Williams 82 chromosome 1, Glycine_max_v4.0, whole genome shotgun sequence encodes:
- the LOC100800176 gene encoding gamma-interferon-responsive lysosomal thiol protein isoform X3 — protein MKRLVPWGNARIAPDGTVVCQHGDDECFLNTIEACAITIYPDVVQHFRFVRCLERLTLEGRHNQWVNCFQMTGLGTSPIDCYTNGNGKAIDQKYAKETAQLNPPHRFVPWVVVNNQALQEDYQNFVTYICRAYKGNVIPNACRSLSTRTYDSNEKVNSFLPVCYVDEARNLTLPLVITRLLSNESP, from the exons ATGAAAAG ATTGGTCCCTTGGGGCAATGCTAGGATTGCACCTGATGGCACTGTTGTTTGTCAG CATGGAGATGATGAATGCTTTCTAAACACGATCGAGGCTTGCGCTATTACAATCTATCCAGACGTG GTGCAGCATTTCAGATTTGTACGGTGTTTGGAGCGTCTTACCTTAGAGGGGAGACATAACCAATGGGTTAACTGCTTCCAAATGACTGGGTTGGGCACATCTCCTATTGATTGCTACACAAATGGAAATGGGAAAGCT ATTGACCAAAAGTATGCAAAGGAAACTGCTCAGCTTAATCCTCCCCATAGATTTGTTCCATGGGTGGTTGTCAACAACCAAGCACTCCAAGAG GACTACCAAAATTTTGTGACCTATATTTGTAGGGCTTACAAAGGCAACGTGATACCAAATGCTTGTAGATCACTTTCAACAAGAACTTATGATTCAAATGAAAAAGTCAATTCCTTTCTACCTGTTTGCTATGTAGATGAAGCTAGAAATCTGACCTTACCATTGGTGATCACCAGATTATTAAGTAATGAGTCCCCGTGA
- the LOC100800176 gene encoding gamma-interferon-responsive lysosomal thiol protein isoform X4 gives MKMRPFLRSFPRSLIFFFGCFLLLPLLLLLLVAPSSSGAPNEKVQHFRFVRCLERLTLEGRHNQWVNCFQMTGLGTSPIDCYTNGNGKAIDQKYAKETAQLNPPHRFVPWVVVNNQALQEDYQNFVTYICRAYKGNVIPNACRSLSTRTYDSNEKVNSFLPVCYVDEARNLTLPLVITRLLSNESP, from the exons ATGAAAATGCGTCCTTTTCTTCGTTCTTTTCCTCGTTCATTAATATTCTTCTTTGGTTGCTTCCTTCTCCTTCCACTTTTGCTCTTGCTCTTGGTGGCACCTTCTTCTTCAGGTGCTCCAAATGAAAAG GTGCAGCATTTCAGATTTGTACGGTGTTTGGAGCGTCTTACCTTAGAGGGGAGACATAACCAATGGGTTAACTGCTTCCAAATGACTGGGTTGGGCACATCTCCTATTGATTGCTACACAAATGGAAATGGGAAAGCT ATTGACCAAAAGTATGCAAAGGAAACTGCTCAGCTTAATCCTCCCCATAGATTTGTTCCATGGGTGGTTGTCAACAACCAAGCACTCCAAGAG GACTACCAAAATTTTGTGACCTATATTTGTAGGGCTTACAAAGGCAACGTGATACCAAATGCTTGTAGATCACTTTCAACAAGAACTTATGATTCAAATGAAAAAGTCAATTCCTTTCTACCTGTTTGCTATGTAGATGAAGCTAGAAATCTGACCTTACCATTGGTGATCACCAGATTATTAAGTAATGAGTCCCCGTGA
- the LOC100800176 gene encoding gamma-interferon-responsive lysosomal thiol protein isoform X2 produces MKMRPFLRSFPRSLIFFFGCFLLLPLLLLLLVAPSSSGAPNEKHGDDECFLNTIEACAITIYPDVVQHFRFVRCLERLTLEGRHNQWVNCFQMTGLGTSPIDCYTNGNGKAIDQKYAKETAQLNPPHRFVPWVVVNNQALQEDYQNFVTYICRAYKGNVIPNACRSLSTRTYDSNEKVNSFLPVCYVDEARNLTLPLVITRLLSNESP; encoded by the exons ATGAAAATGCGTCCTTTTCTTCGTTCTTTTCCTCGTTCATTAATATTCTTCTTTGGTTGCTTCCTTCTCCTTCCACTTTTGCTCTTGCTCTTGGTGGCACCTTCTTCTTCAGGTGCTCCAAATGAAAAG CATGGAGATGATGAATGCTTTCTAAACACGATCGAGGCTTGCGCTATTACAATCTATCCAGACGTG GTGCAGCATTTCAGATTTGTACGGTGTTTGGAGCGTCTTACCTTAGAGGGGAGACATAACCAATGGGTTAACTGCTTCCAAATGACTGGGTTGGGCACATCTCCTATTGATTGCTACACAAATGGAAATGGGAAAGCT ATTGACCAAAAGTATGCAAAGGAAACTGCTCAGCTTAATCCTCCCCATAGATTTGTTCCATGGGTGGTTGTCAACAACCAAGCACTCCAAGAG GACTACCAAAATTTTGTGACCTATATTTGTAGGGCTTACAAAGGCAACGTGATACCAAATGCTTGTAGATCACTTTCAACAAGAACTTATGATTCAAATGAAAAAGTCAATTCCTTTCTACCTGTTTGCTATGTAGATGAAGCTAGAAATCTGACCTTACCATTGGTGATCACCAGATTATTAAGTAATGAGTCCCCGTGA
- the LOC100800176 gene encoding gamma-interferon-responsive lysosomal thiol protein isoform X1, which translates to MKMRPFLRSFPRSLIFFFGCFLLLPLLLLLLVAPSSSGAPNEKVTLSLYYESLCPYRADFIVNHLVRLFQTGLISILNLRLVPWGNARIAPDGTVVCQHGDDECFLNTIEACAITIYPDVVQHFRFVRCLERLTLEGRHNQWVNCFQMTGLGTSPIDCYTNGNGKAIDQKYAKETAQLNPPHRFVPWVVVNNQALQEDYQNFVTYICRAYKGNVIPNACRSLSTRTYDSNEKVNSFLPVCYVDEARNLTLPLVITRLLSNESP; encoded by the exons ATGAAAATGCGTCCTTTTCTTCGTTCTTTTCCTCGTTCATTAATATTCTTCTTTGGTTGCTTCCTTCTCCTTCCACTTTTGCTCTTGCTCTTGGTGGCACCTTCTTCTTCAGGTGCTCCAAATGAAAAGGTAACCCTCTCACTCTACTATGAAAGTTTATGCCCCTATCGTGCTGATTTCATAGTGAACCATCTTGTGAGGCTCTTCCAAACGGGTCTCATATCCATTTTAAACCTCAGATTGGTCCCTTGGGGCAATGCTAGGATTGCACCTGATGGCACTGTTGTTTGTCAG CATGGAGATGATGAATGCTTTCTAAACACGATCGAGGCTTGCGCTATTACAATCTATCCAGACGTG GTGCAGCATTTCAGATTTGTACGGTGTTTGGAGCGTCTTACCTTAGAGGGGAGACATAACCAATGGGTTAACTGCTTCCAAATGACTGGGTTGGGCACATCTCCTATTGATTGCTACACAAATGGAAATGGGAAAGCT ATTGACCAAAAGTATGCAAAGGAAACTGCTCAGCTTAATCCTCCCCATAGATTTGTTCCATGGGTGGTTGTCAACAACCAAGCACTCCAAGAG GACTACCAAAATTTTGTGACCTATATTTGTAGGGCTTACAAAGGCAACGTGATACCAAATGCTTGTAGATCACTTTCAACAAGAACTTATGATTCAAATGAAAAAGTCAATTCCTTTCTACCTGTTTGCTATGTAGATGAAGCTAGAAATCTGACCTTACCATTGGTGATCACCAGATTATTAAGTAATGAGTCCCCGTGA